Below is a window of Cupriavidus sp. MP-37 DNA.
GCTTGCGGCCCTTGGCGCGGCGAGCGTTGATGACGGCACGGCCGCCGCGGGTCTTCATGCGCACGCGGAAACCGTGGGTACGCTTGCGGCGGGTAACGGAAGGTTGGTAGGTACGTTTCATGTTGCACTCTCTGGTTGATCTTGGCTTGCCCGTCTCCGGCCGGTGCCGGGGTGCCGTGGCCGCCGCGTATGGTTCGCATGGGGCTGCCGCTTGCGAGGGAACTGCAGCGGCGGGTCCGACGATTCTGGTTCTGTCTTGCTGCCGGCCGTGCTTGCGCGTGTGCAGGTAGTGAAACCTGTCAGCGCGGACGGCACGAACAGGCCAGACCGGCGATGCGCATACGTGATCCCCTGCCGCATCGCAGAACCCGCCATTTAAACGATTTTCCGCGGCGCTGTCAAGGTGACAGTCTGTGTGCGACGGCA
It encodes the following:
- the rpmH gene encoding 50S ribosomal protein L34; this translates as MKRTYQPSVTRRKRTHGFRVRMKTRGGRAVINARRAKGRKRLAI